The following nucleotide sequence is from Coffea eugenioides isolate CCC68of chromosome 10, Ceug_1.0, whole genome shotgun sequence.
TTTGGGCTTTTCAACTGTGTTCTGTAGTGCCTGCTGTATTGCACTAAATTCTCCACTCAAAAATGTTCTCTCTCCTTTGAACCTGTCTTGTCCCAAGAAAGTAGGAATCTTATCCAAATAAATAAGCCATGGTTTGTTCTGTTTACAATCTTGGATGTAGAATCCGAGTTcgtcaaaaaatatatatatatgaagtaACCTACGGGATTACTTCAAAAACCCTTAACCGATTCCACCTAGTATCTGAACCATTGGGCATCTGTAAGCAAATTAACCTTGCATTTATTGCTGCATCATTTGAGTATAACAACTTAAAAGAATTTAGCTGACTGACGGGTGTTCAGTGAATACCCATTAAGATGGATTTTAAACATTAATTTATTTGAAAAAGTTGTAATTAATTTTGGGAAATGTCAAAATGCAAAGGAGGCGAGGCTGTTTTGATATGTGTGTATTAACGAGCATCCAAACTTCAAGTATATATTAACGAGCGTCCAAACTCTAAGTATTTACCTTCAACATACATTAGGCTACGTCACAAAATGaagtaaaaacaaaaatttggtAGGGATGCCAAAACATTTGTAGTTACTGATTTGTCCCCTTTTGAGAGCCACAAACACCTGTAAGGCACTTTTCCTTGTAAAGCATGTCCCTTTGTGCTGTGAACGATGGAAAAGGAAATGGCACCTGCAATCCACACGCACTAGATCGATTCCAGACCATTGATTCAGGACCATTTTTCCAGCTAAAAGGTGGGGGGATTGAATCTTCATGATATGCTGCAATGACAGTGAAGAGTCAATAAATCGATTTGTGCAGACATGCATACAATAGCTTCAGCACGATTTTACATGAACTCATTCACATTCCaagcaaacaagaaagaaagccAGCTAAAGTACTTTTGGTGTAAAAATAGCAAAAGGAATGAATCCTGTCGAAAGTATGTGCTCATGCCAATTGCCGAGGAATATAAACTCATCCAAGATTACTCAACTTAAAACACATTTGGAGTCATGCACTAACACTTAGTACTAGTTGCTAGTACTTGTTGGCGGGGCCTAGCGCATGGCTTGAGGTTGTCCGGATGTGTTGATGGCTAATAATTTGGATGTAATTtatgaaacaaaacaaaatatccAGATATTATTAAGCAAATTGCGATTGCAAACCAAAAGCTAAGATAATCTCCTGAAGACCTCACTATGGATATGTATATTGCCTccaatgacttttttttttttttgatcgaCACAGGGAGTATCTCAGTTTTGTCAGACTAATTTTCCTGCGTTTGTACACCCCGCCTCGCAAAAATACACAAGACGGTAGGAGAGGTGACTCGAACACGCGATTTCAGGACCTAAAGAGACTACCTTAGACCATCCGAACCAACCCCAAGGGCTCTCCAATTATATTTACATAACTACAATTCCAACCAAAGGAGAAGTTTATATGTTGATCACTTTAACTGTCTAATCAAACCTAACTTCAATTCAACGCTCAAAATGTACACATCGTACTGCGCACTACTGCTAAATACCGTAtgaatttggatggaaaatgatGCACACACCGCACCGCGCGCTATAGCTAACTAGACTTGACGTTCAATGCTATTAGAATTCAACAGGAGAAAAAGACTACAAAATCAATCCTACATAACACAATCTCCCATGCAAATACGGGGTAGAGTAGACCAACAAGGATAAGATGGTCAAAAACCAACAGAATGAAGGGGCAATATGTagccactggccatttggtccagtggtcatcaccattaaaggtgatgctggaggtcaggggttcaatcctgcctcccacaaatttgccacaatttgtggcggtcttaattgacctttatcgatggagtctgtactcacatcgaaccccctccccttccccttagactaggctagattaggttataggacatctatcgtttcgacaaaaaaaaaagaaggggcAATATGTATAAAAAACCGAACACCGCACCGTTAAATCTAACAAACTGATCAGAAAAAAGAACCCAACAAACTAAACCTTCAACCCAAATTCCCAAAAACTCCACCTACTCATGGTGCTCATAGGGACCATGAGCACTATTCCTAACTCCTACTTCcccttttctattttctttgaCGTAAGAGTTGAAGCAAAGGGGTGGCATAGAAACCCTGGCAATAAAGATACGCTACTTCCATACTCTTGGAAGACTTTTTTTCatacccttttctttttttcttcccctAAACTTTGGTGTGTATCCTTTGGATCGGCATGTAATGAAATATTGGACTCATGGAATTGTTTAAGTTCAAGTTTACTTAATTTGTTACAATGCAATAGAATCGAAAATCTTCTAGATATTAAAAGATTTTTCGATGCGACGATTAAAAGGTACATCTTTTGAAATCATCCCTCTTTAACCTATGAATTTAGATACATCTTGTCCTAAAAAGCATAGTCAAACTCTATACTCGCAGTATTGATATTTTTGTCATTCTATATAATGCCTCGTGTGAATTTCTTCTTGTGGAGATAAAGAAAACCAAACAAAATCTTCTCATCTCAACTTTTCTATTTGTTTGCTGTAACCTGGTAGACATTGAACATTGCTTTTAGCAGACATGAACGCTCGGCATTTGCAGACTTCAGAGGCAACTGTAATGGGAGTAAGTTAATGGCGATGCTGGACTGGACGTGCGTGGCCCTTGTCTGCTATTTAAcgctttttaatttttttgtcccTGTGGCCTCTGTCTATTATTAGGTCGATGTCAATGGAGGACCTATTCCATGCTCGGGTGGGCAGCACTGAAAACAGCTACAAGGCCTATGCCACATTGCCACTTATCTTACTTTTGGTTTTGTCCTGCCTTTTCCTTGAGAATTCCTTATTTATAAGGATGAACCAGTAGGGATTTGTGCACAAGATACTCTATTATTTGACATAATTGTTAAAGTGTTTTtttgatttgatatatatgaaataaatatgtaattaaaaatataaaaaaatgggTTTCTgttacaaataaaataagaaaatgttatttacactctcatttttgtTATTCGTACTTTCACTGTCATTTTAATTATACAAATTTCAATTATTAgactatataataaaataaacgGTGGGAGTACAAATAACATTTTTATGGCTCTATTTGGCACCCTAgtttttttgggtgtttttatTACACAATTTTGTctacaataatatctaaaaacaccaaaatttttttgaaatatccaCCCTAAAACACACAtccattcctttttttttttttttaccaccaTTATCCCAACTCACCCTTCCACCCTTCTCTCTCTCctccttctttttcctccttctCCACTCGTCCTTCCCCCTTTCCCCACCACCTCTCTCTCCCCTTACCATTCCTACTTCCCCCTCCCCCTACCGTGTGACAAGACTAGAGTTTGCATGGCAAGGGTCAGGAGAGGGCGTGGCAAGGAAAAAGGAGAAGGAGGAGGAAGGAAAAGAGGAGAGGATAAGAGGAGGAGTGGAAAGAGGGCGAGAgatgtaaaaaagaaaaaaaaaaggacggGAGGGTGCAGTGGCGGCTTACAGTGGGAACAGGGGAGAGGCAAAGAGGAGGAAGAGTAGTAATGATGtgggagaggaagaagaaaaggggaagaatgagggaaaaaagaaagaaaaagaaaaggaaaaataataaGAAAGTTCTTTAATTTCTCCAAATACTTAAATATACAAAAGCTTTTTTCACAAATTCTATGTATAGTAAAATTTTATGCAAACATCCGCAAAATACTTCATCTAAACGGATCCattatttgaaaaacttttatatGCAAACCCGCCCGCAGCCCTGAACAATCATCAACTATGGTCTCATTCCAAGCTCATCATAACATACATGCATGCACAGGCACAGAGCCATGTTTTCACAGGAGACCCCATGGAATTTTGGATATCTTAACCTCTGGGACATATCCGAGTCAGTTGATCACTACCGTGGCTACTTTGGCTTCTTGATTTTGATGCATTATCTGTCGTTTGTTTATTTAATCTCCAACGCCCCCACATTTTGGAAGATTCTGTGGTGGCATGTTAAAAATGGGGGGCCGTCCAAATGAGTGGACACCACCTTTTCTGTTGATATTGTTGCTCGATCCACCATTCAATTCTCTAAATCATTCCACACGTTTTAAAGGAGCAGCTCTGCTAACAAGTAACTGAGTGGTTCCACCAGCCACCGTGAAGAAGGGAAACGGGACCGCTCCTGAGCTGTTACTGGTCATGATTTGGTCTCAACAAATTGTGCGGTTTAGATCACAAGTTGTGCATTGATTTTTACATCGTGTGTGggattcacaaaattttgtACTAAAATTACGCTGTGTGCAACTAAAATTACGCggttaaaaatggccaaaaccGTTGGGGACCCGTCGTGAAGAACACTCGACTCGATTGCCAAGAAATTTTTCAGCAGCTGATATCATGATTATTCCTCCACCAACAAaatccaaagaaagaaaagggaatgtAATCTTTGACGTTACCAAATCAtcagaatcatgacatcattaaATATTTACAATTTATAGCCACATGCATGTCTGCAGCAAGATATATGGTACTCTTTTAACTACGTAGTTGTAACTTGTAAGTACTGCATTAAGGAGTGGATTGGTATTACAATTTATAGCTAAAAAAAGTGAACGAATCTCGTCATTCAAACTATTCAGCAAGTACACGTTTATAGCTCAAGAGCAGCCGGGCATAGTTGTATATGAATAATCCTTCTTTTTGATTCTCGTGCTCCAActgatacatatatatatatatatatttagaaGCACTCTAGCCTAGCAAAATCCCATTTCTAGCATTAGAATTCAATTCGACTTTGGAGAAATTTTGGATGAACAGGCTACAAAAAGATTCAAGATGCTGATGCACAGAGACAGTAGTATATGATAGGGACTAAGTCCACCAGGACACATTCCATGAATTGGTGAAGTAacagtaaaaaagaaaaaaggaaccTTCAGCGCAAGCTCTACCTGCTGGAAGATACTCTCCAAAATAGTAGGAGCAACCAACTAGAATCTACATGGTGGAAACTCGATGCAACAACAGCAGTGCCATAACATTATAATCCCTAGCAAACTGGCGAATGATTCTGAGAAAAGATGTTCCTTGCCCACTAAAGAGACGTCGAGTAAGATGTCTAGAGAAAAAGCATATGGACAGGTGCAGAGAATAAAGATAAAATTCATCTACACGGCCTTGGAAGATGAATTAAAGAATCAGCCAGCTACTGGCaccgaattatttatttgggAAAGGAAATGCTCGACAGCAACTGCAATGAAAGGGCTGTAGGAGATAAGCTATAGCTTGAGACTTGAGTTGACCGGGGACAGCCGGCCCAGCTACCTCGCTAAGTTGCGGAATAAACGTAGAAACTTCTCACTGTACCGTCGGCAACTGCACTCAAAACTCACGTCGTCACAAACCAAACACCACCACATATTCTACTGGATACACAATTTTGCTCCTGCTACACTCTTTAACTCAAAAGAATGATCTGATACTTCCAATGCGGAACTGGAAATAACTATCATCGACAATATTTTGCTCCTGCACAAAGATCCTCGACGTTGTGCACCAGGCTCCAACCAGCGGCAGCGGCAGTTCCCCAAATGACGCAAACTGCATGACTTACTGAAACGGAGCAAAACTCTACAGACGCAAAATACAGTAGTACAACCAAGCGAAGAAACAGTCGGGGGAAAAAGGAACATGCAAGCCAGACCAGCCGGCCTCCAGGTAATACATGCTGCCAAGCATGAGATGTCTTGATGACCTTGAGATGACGCTTGAGATGATGGTATATTCATTGACTAACCAGAACGGTTGAGGGAAAAGGAGATTCCCCCCcgcaacacacacacacacatctgCAATCGAATCGTGGATTTGGAGCAGGATATGTCATAAAAGGCAAACAGCAACCATCCGTCAAGTCACTAAACTAGGAAAAATTGTTTGTTAATTAAGTTTAATGCTTAGCCATTTATTCATGTGCTTTCCACTACTAGAGCTCCAAAAAAGAACTAATTACGCAGATTGCCTGCTAAACTTGGTCTTAAGAGTATCAATCCACTGGGTCCTCTCCTCAACACTTAAAAATATTTGATGGATGACTACAAAATCCCTGCTACTTATCATTCAAAGCAGATCCACTGCCAAACTTTCCATCTGAAAGCCACTGCAAAAGAGTCAACATCCGACTAAacatttgaaagaaaaaataaaataaaataaaacccaaCAGGAGTTGATTGAGTCAGGCAAATACACcctaaacaaaacaaaaaataaaaaataaaaaataaataaaaaaatgttacagGACTCTAGAGCTGTTGAAACGCACTTCACGTGGAGTCTACTCAAGGTCAATGAACCAAACATCCAACTCAATGACTGCAAGAACAGGCCATGCCCACAGCAACAGATGATACACCTCGCCTAAGTTGTCTTTGATAAGTGTATACGAATGTAACCATAGAAGTTGCGCAAGCATGAAATTATCCTCACTTTAAACATGCTAGAAAGACATTAACTTCAACAAAAGCCACAACAGGAGGATTGTTAAGGGCATTTCCCTTGAAAACTACCTAggcatcaaaagtttcaaactGTCTGCCATCAGTATTTTGGtatgcaaatcatccaaatgtCACCAACCTGCATCTTTAACCAGTGTATTGACTTGTTAATATAACCTCCTAATGCAGTGCACCCACCCTCTTATAAGGCCtaaaattttaattcttttcaaTATTTTCAGAAATCCTTCACCTTCAAAGTGCTAGTGACATTGCAACGTGTTTCAGTTTTAATGACCCTTCATGAGTCATGGCCAGACATTCGCCAGCAATCTACTGTAGTTGCAACAAGTTTATAATTTGACTAACAAGAGAATATTCACATAGCATCCCCACAGCATATAACTTGATCCCAACATAAGAATTTCTCCTCAAAATTGAGAGGAGGAGGATCATAATGCCAATGAAATTACATAACCGAGCTTTGCTGAAAACAAGTTCTAAATAACTAGAAGCatcacaacaacaacaacaaatgTGACCATAACTACAAAAGGAGTTGCGAGAGTAAAATAGTATAAGCCTAAGTTTTCTGCTGTATTTGAGGATTCCCTCCATGATCCTATCACAGGTAACATTACACGGTCTGTATAAAAAGGAAACTCCAAGTAAGGATAGTTTCTTTGTTTTCCAACATTTTAAAACTAAAAGGACCTCAATCTCAACCACGAATTTCATTAATAGCCGAGCGCAGCATTTCGTCTCCCACAACTGATCTCAACTGTTCCATAAACATATCTTTCCCCACCTTCCCATCCTGTAACACAGATTTCAGGACTAAAATCAGTCaaaaataggaaaagaaatcTGGTGCATAACCAATATTTTGCTTGAACTAATATAATGTCTTGATCACACTATTTCATTGCAATACATACCTTGAGTGAGCCACACAAAGTTTGTAATTGAAGAACTTTGAGAGGAGGAAGAGATCTCCCAAGCTTGGCAAATAACTTTGCAACAAAGGGACTTGGCACAGGAGAATCCAACTTAACACATGGAGTACCGGTAACTTGACCTGAAAAGACACAAGCAGTTATTTTTTGCACGAACACACAAGTCATCCAGACTGAGAAGATATGGAAGAATATCTACCTTGCACATGATTGGCAGATTTATAGCTGACCACCAGCTCTGGAAGAATGTGTGTACTCATATTGGTAGGCCATACCACATACCACTTAGGATCTGTCAACTGATCCACACCAGTATCAAAATCCAAACTTGAAGGCAACTTCTGGTTAGAGCCAGCCTCAATTTTCTCACATTTGCCCAACAGGACTCGGCACAAAATTACATGCTTTTCGCCATTATCATCTATGTCTGACATCATGGCACTACAAGTGCACCCAAGCAACAatcagaagaaaaaaaaagaagatagcAGATTAACATAAGAACAGCTAAACCTACTCTACATGGTCAGAATACAcctataaaaaaaatcaagtacCTGATATGCGGTAACTTAGCAGGAGATAAATATACACCAACTCCATGAGGTCGAGGAGTTTGGACCTGATCAGGCATTCCAAACCCATGAGCCAAAATACTATCTACACCCTCTGCTGACGTCCCATGCCATGCAAAAACCATGTTGGCATCTCCTCTAGCTTTCTTCATTATCTCCATCTGCTTCATAAAAACTTCATATCGCGCCTTGTCCAACACCCCCGTCCTTGTACACTGATGAATCCTAGTGATTGTAGCATCAGTCTCCTCCGATCGCAACCCAgacaaaaacaaatttttaacAATGGTATACTCCTTCTCCCCTTCATTCAACAGCTTAGTCTTCTCCCACCTCGCCTTATCCACTTCATTCGCAACAATTTGCCGCCTTTTAGCATCTAGATTCCTGACATTGGACGAACTCCCCTCCGATTTTCCCCTCTCAATTTGCTCGACTTCAATTTCCTCACTGACTCTCTTTCTCTTGCCCGATAAACTGTCCAAATTATCAGAATCCTCCAAAATCTTTACCTCAATTTCAATTTTGGGACACTTATTCcccaaaatttcctcatttcgATCATAACTCACAAAAGCCTCACTAGAATTAACAAAAACTTTAGGGAAAAAACACTTCCCTTTCACATCAATCCAAGCAATTGACTTTTCATCGCCACTATCAAATTGAATTTCCAACATCCTATAAAAATCAAGCAAAAAATCACAACCTTGAATATTTACCTCAACCATTGGTTTACCTGCCAAGAAGCTTACCTTCACCAAATCCAAAACCTCCTTCGGATAATCCACCCACGACCCGTTCACGTCGTAGTACATGACCCGCACCGGTTCCGCACTCTTCCTGAAATTCTCGTGATTCTGAACTAGGAGCTGCGCTTGGCGGTCACAAAACGACGATCCGGAAGCAAATCTCCGCTGCGGAGGAGAAACCCTAATTCTCATTTTATTATTGTTTCTCATATTCACAATTTTTTCCGAGCAGAAATTCCCAATTCCCGACATCGCCGAATCGGAACTCATATAATTCATGTccgaagaaaataaaaaacaaaaaagaatttttctgTGCCGCCCTTTTTGAGAAGTTCTGTCACAAAATGAGATGAACAAAAGAACTTCTGGAATGAAAGGGTTTCGCCGCCTCAATATATATAGACGAGAACAGTAGACTATCACGGGTCAGTGAATTTACCGTTTAGACACTGGGTTTAGGTCGGTTGTAGAGAAATGAGTTTGATAAGGCAAGGGTTTTTATGGTATTTCATAGAAGGAGGTAGGAGAATTCTGATACTCTGACTAGGCATTAGAGAGGTAGAGTTGTGGCGTGGGGTTGGGACTAGGGAAGGTTTGACTTGTGGATTAAGTAAGAGAAAACGGTCCAATGTTCATGACGGCTGATGTGGGCTAGAATGCATGCTTAATGAGGGTTGCTTCGGCCCAAAGAAATGGGTGTTCTTACTTTGATAAGGACAGCATTTGCTTGCCGGGCAGGTAGAACAAGGAGTCTCTTCGTTTCAAGGGATTTTAAAAAGtcaatcttttgacttttcctttattCTATGTTGACAATTGGATCGACAAGTTGTATGGTACTTGGATCATTTTGGGTTTTATGGGATTGAAAGGCTATGCTTTTATATTAAATTAATGGAAGAAGAAAGCATAAAGGGTTCAATGATTTGACGGTAATGGTGATGAGAAGAATCCAAGCGGGAGAGATAGGCAAAAGGGGAGAGCTATTTTGTAGTAGTGTGTTTTTGTGTGCTTTTTTGTATTCGTCTTTGCATGTTTGATTCTCGAGCAAGAAAGAAATATCGTATGGCTTTTTACATGGCGTAGTTGGGTAACCTAGGGCTAGGTTTTGTAATTAAATTGGGATTTGTTAATGTGAGCACGAAATTCCTTTCATGT
It contains:
- the LOC113749493 gene encoding probable inactive poly [ADP-ribose] polymerase SRO3 isoform X2, which encodes MLEIQFDSGDEKSIAWIDVKGKCFFPKVFVNSSEAFVSYDRNEEILGNKCPKIEIEVKILEDSDNLDSLSGKRKRVSEEIEVEQIERGKSEGSSSNVRNLDAKRRQIVANEVDKARWEKTKLLNEGEKEYTIVKNLFLSGLRSEETDATITRIHQCTRTGVLDKARYEVFMKQMEIMKKARGDANMVFAWHGTSAEGVDSILAHGFGMPDQVQTPRPHGVGVYLSPAKLPHISAMMSDIDDNGEKHVILCRVLLGKCEKIEAGSNQKLPSSLDFDTGVDQLTDPKWYVVWPTNMSTHILPELVVSYKSANHVQGQVTGTPCVKLDSPVPSPFVAKLFAKLGRSLPPLKVLQLQTLCGSLKDGKVGKDMFMEQLRSVVGDEMLRSAINEIRG
- the LOC113749493 gene encoding probable inactive poly [ADP-ribose] polymerase SRO3 isoform X1, which encodes MNYMSSDSAMSGIGNFCSEKIVNMRNNNKMRIRVSPPQRRFASGSSFCDRQAQLLVQNHENFRKSAEPVRVMYYDVNGSWVDYPKEVLDLVKVSFLAGKPMVEVNIQGCDFLLDFYRMLEIQFDSGDEKSIAWIDVKGKCFFPKVFVNSSEAFVSYDRNEEILGNKCPKIEIEVKILEDSDNLDSLSGKRKRVSEEIEVEQIERGKSEGSSSNVRNLDAKRRQIVANEVDKARWEKTKLLNEGEKEYTIVKNLFLSGLRSEETDATITRIHQCTRTGVLDKARYEVFMKQMEIMKKARGDANMVFAWHGTSAEGVDSILAHGFGMPDQVQTPRPHGVGVYLSPAKLPHISAMMSDIDDNGEKHVILCRVLLGKCEKIEAGSNQKLPSSLDFDTGVDQLTDPKWYVVWPTNMSTHILPELVVSYKSANHVQGQVTGTPCVKLDSPVPSPFVAKLFAKLGRSLPPLKVLQLQTLCGSLKDGKVGKDMFMEQLRSVVGDEMLRSAINEIRG